The Thermodesulfobacteriota bacterium nucleotide sequence AGGAGGCTCAACCGCCTGAAGGCCGAATATGGTCTGGTCGATCGGAAGACCGCCGAGGCGGTTGAGTTGCGGATCGAACGGGCCCTCGCCCTGATGGAGGAGATCGACCGGATCCTCGCCATCGAAGACGCTCGACAAAGGGAAACGCTGCTCCAGGCCCTGCTGAACCGACCTCAGTCGCTTCGGCACTACAGCATGTCCACCGTTTGCGAAAAGCGAGAACTGGAGTGGCCCACCCGATTCATCCGGATGAACCTGTTCAAAATCATCAAAACGCTGATTTCGAGGAGGAAGCCTCATGCCGTCCCGCCCCCGTCAGGAGGCCCTTCGTAAGATCCCGAGCGTGGACGAGATGCTTTCAAAGGAGGAGGCCTCGAACCTTCTCAAGGTCCATCCCAGGGCCGTCGTGGTGGAGGCGATCAGAAGAGGGCTGGGACGGCTTAGGAACGAGCTGCTGAGGAGAAGCGACTCGTCCTTGCCCGTCGACGATCTCCTCTCGGACTCCTCCCTCTTCAGGCTTGTGAAGGAAGAGATCGATCTCCAGACCCAGCCCCGCCTACGACGGGTCATCAATGCCACGGGCATCGTCATCCACACCAATTTGGGCAGGGCGCCCCTCCATCCTCGCGCCCTCCTTCAGATGGTGGAGGTGGCTCAGGCCTACTCCAACCTCGAATACGATCTCGAGTACGGGGAGAGAGGGGACCGGCACTCCCACGTGGAACCCCTCCTCTGCCAGCTTTCTGGGGCCGAATCCGCCTTGGTCGTCAACAACAATGCCGCCGCGGTCCTGCTCTGCCTGAACACGATTGCAGAGGGAAGAGAGGTGATCATCTCCCGGGGTGAGCTCGTCGAGATCGGGGGTGCCTTCCGGATCCCTGACGTGATGAAACGGAGCGGAGCCCTGCTCAAAGAGGTGGGCACCACCAACCGCACCCATCTCAAGGACTACCAGAAGGCCATCGGGCCTGAGACCGCCCTCCTGCTGAAGGTTCATACGAGCAACTTCAGGGTGATGGGCTTCACTTCGGAGGTCTCCCTCGAGGAGCTCGTCCAACTCGGCAGGGCCCACCATCTCCCGGTGATGGAGGATCTCGGAAGTGGCTGTCTCATCGACCTTCGCCGGTACGGACTCGAAAAGGAACCCACCGTCCAGGAGGCGATTCGCACTGGAGTCGATGTGGTGACCATCAGCGGCGACAAACTCCTCGGAGGGCCTCAGGCCGGCATCATCCTTGGAAAGAAAGCGGTCCTTGAAACGATCAAGGTCAATCCTCTGATGCGAGCCCTTCGTATCGATAAGCTGACCCTTGCCGCCCTCGAATCGACGCTTCTCCTCTACCTCGATGAGAAGCGGGCGATGGAGGAAGTCCCGACCTTGCGGATGCTCGGGCTGACCCCCTCGGAGTTGAGACGAAGGGGCAGACGCCTCCTCAACCGGCTCAAGGGGAAAGTGGGGCCGACCGTTCAGGTGACGTTGAAAGAGGAGGTCTCTCAGGTCGGGGGAGGGGCCTTGCCCCTTCAAGAACTTCCAACGATCGTCCTCGCCTTGAGGTCGGAGACCCCTCCGATCACCCTTCTCGAGGAACGTTTGAGAAAGGGAGATCCTGCGATCGTCTCCCGGATCAGCAAGGGGGAGCTGCTCTTCGATATGAGGACCGTCTTCGAGGAGGAGATTCCCCTCCTAGCCGAAGCGATCGGAAAGGCCTTGGGTCAGGCTGGATCGGGTTGAAGCTTGAAGAAGGAATGGACCATGTAGCTTCCTTTCCCTCAGGAGAGAAGACGTTCACCCTCCAGGTGACTCCCAAAGACGAAGGGAGACGTCTCGACCTCTTTCTCTCGGAAGCTGGGCTCTGCCCTTCCCGATCCCAAGCCAAACACCTCATAGAAAAAAGGCATATTCTTCTCAACCAGAAAATTCCAAAACCGAGCACCCGCTTAAAATCCGGGGATATCGTTTCGGGCATCCTGCCCGAGCCTCAACCCCTCTCCCTGCTCCCCGAACCCATTCCCCTCTCAGTCCTCCATGAGGACGAGTCCATTTTGGTCATCGATAAACCTGCTGGGATGGTGGTCCATCCCGCCCCTGGAAATCTCTCTGGCACGCTGGTCCATGCCCTCCTCCATCACTGTAGGGGCCTCTCAGGGATCAACGGATCCCTTAGGCCTGGCATTGTTCATCGCCTCGACAAGGAGACCTCGGGCGTGATGGTCGTCGCTAAAACCGACCAAGCCTTCCAACACCTCTCCAGACAATTTAAGAACCGGAAGGTGGAGAAGGTTTATCTGGCCCTCGTCCACGGGGGGGTGAAAGAGGACGAAGGGAAAATCGATGCCCCGATCGGAAGACATCCAGACCAGAGGAAGAAGATGACGATCCGGACTAATCGGGGAAGGCCGGCCCAGACGGCATGGAAGGTTTTGGAGAGGTTCGGTCCCTTCACCTTACTCGAAATCCGTCCTCAGACCGGCCGAACCCATCAGATTCGCGTCCACCTCACCTCGATGGGGCATCCCCTGCTCAAGGACCCCCTTTACGGGAGACGGGGGAAGTCGGCCGTCCTCGACGATCCAAAGATCGGTTCATGTCTGAAGGGGATGAACCGCCAGGCCCTCCATGCCTACCAGTTAGGGTTCGACCATCCCAGGACTGGAGAGCGGGTTCAGTTCATCGCCCCCATCCCGAGGGACCTAACAGAGACGATCGAATGCCTGCGCCTCCTGACCAAGGGCCTCTCTTTTGATCCCAGGGGAAAGGGGTGACATGACCCGGCTGGACCGCTCATCGATCCGCACCCAGGAGGGGATTCCTTACTTCAGCGATCCGACGTTGAAGAGATTCGAATGGCTCAACCACGCCTTTCTCACACGACAGGGCGGCATGAGCCTTTCCCCCTACCATTCTTTAAACGTGAGCCTCGAAAACGGCGATGACCAGAGAGCCGTCTTAGGAAATAGAGATCGGATCGCCTATGCTTTCGGTTTCGACCCTGCCCGGCTTGTGCTATGCCAGCAGATTCACCAGGATGGCATCTTCGTCCTGAACGACCCCGCCCTGTTGAGCACCAACCCGATGAAGTTCGATGCGGTCATCACCCATCTCCCCGATCTCTATCTCGGGATCCTTACCGCGGATTGCCTTCCGATCTTCATCGTCGATCCAAAGAGAAGGGTGATCGCCGCCATCCACGCCGGGAGGCAGGGAAGCGGACTTAAAATCACCCAAAAGGTTTTGAGAACGATGAAAGCGCAGTGGCGGTGTGCCGAAGAAGACCTCCTCGTTGTCCTGGGACCTTCCATCGGCCCCTGTTGTTACGAAGTGGACGATCCGGTTTTTTCGCGACAATGGGAACCCTTTTCCATCTCGAAGAGGGCCGGCAGGTGGATGGTCGATCTCGCAGGGATCAACATCGCCCAGATGACGGAGGAAGGGGTTGGGGAGCATCAGATTTCCAGGATCGATCTCTGCACCCGCTGCCATAACGATCTCTTCTTCTCCTACCGCGGAGAGGGCGTAACCGGCAGACAACTCTCCTTTATCGGGATGAAAGGCGGCTCTTCATCAAAATCCCTTGGTTGAGGTCAAATCTTTTGGGTCAAAAGGAAGTGGGGTGCGTTCTTCTGGGGAAGATCTTTGAAAGGGCGGTCCCAACGGAGAGGAGGAATGCCCTGTGGAAGGCCGAAGGTTCGGGTGGTCCCGGGGATTAAGCCTGGGAAAAAGTCGTTCCATTTATAAGAAACGGATCGCCCATGAATCGGGTCGATTCTTAAGGTCGGCTTGGATCCTCGGCAGATGGCCCCAATGCCAATATTCTCGATTCCCCCGTTGTAGATTTCGGCTGCTTGCCCGTTTCCACTTTAAGGTGGCGGAAGCCATCAGAGAGGTATACCAGCCGAAAAAAGAATTAACGATGCCCACCAGGTAGTTGCCCTGATAACCTGACGGGAGATGGTGGGCCTGGATGTCTCCATTGCGATTTACAAAAGGGTAAGAGAAGGTAAAGTTTATCCCTAACCAAAAAGTCGATTGCAAAAATAAAACGGCTTTAGACTTCCCTTAAAGTTTTTCTATCGCAACCTTGAGGATCAATCGATCCCCTTTAAAAACTCCAGGGCGCTGGCGGCGTAGAGTTTGGCGGTGAGGCAGAGGTCCTCGATGGCCACCCACTCGTCCTTCTGGTGGGGGATCGTCTTCTTTCCCGCGCCCAGGGTGACGATCGGGATGCCGGCCCAGGCGGTGAGAAAGGTGCCGTCCGTGGCTCCGGGCACGCCATCGTAGACGGGCTCCTCGCCGGTCACAGACCGGAAGGCCCTGGCCACGGCCTGAACGATGGGCTCCTCCTTGGAGGTCTTGGTCCAGGGACGGTCTTCGAAGACATTCAACCTCGCCTCGAAGGAGAGGCCTTTGGAAAGGCCTTTTTCAAGGGTTTCCCTCAATTCTCGCATCCGGCCCCCTTGAAGGCTCTCGTTGACCGCCCGCTCCTCCTCCGTGACGATATCCTCGAGCTGTTTCTTCAACGCCTCATGGGATTGGCCGGGAATCGTCCGAATGTCGAGAAGGGCCCTGCACTGATAGGGGACGACGTTGAGCTGAGGCTCGCCCTTCACCGGTGCCTGAAGCACGGTGGGGGTGAGGCTCGGGTAACCGAGGAAGGGATCCTTGCCCAGCCTTTCGATCTCTTCCTCTTCGAGCTGTCCGATCTTTTCGAGGATGGAGACCATCGGAGGGATCGGGTTCAATCCGGCGAGGGGCATGGCCCCGTGGCTCATCTTTCCCGTGGTGAGAAGCTCTGCCCTCATAGCCCCTTTCTGGGTGATGCAGAGGCGGTTGTCTACAGGTTCGCAGATGATCGCGGCATGGACCCTGTTGGTCCAACCGTTTCGGATGAAATGCTTCACCCCTTTCATCAGGCCTTCCTCGTCGACGAGGATGCCGAGGAGGATCTTTCCTTTAAACGGGATCCCCGATTTGATAATGGCCTCGACCGCCTTTACCGCAGCCGCCAAATTTCCCTTCGTATCGCAGGCCCCCCTTCCGTAGATCCGGTTTCCCACGACCCTCCCTTCGAACGGGTCGTATCTCCATTCCGAACGATCCCCTTCGGTGACCACATCGGTATGGCATTCGAACATGAGGCAGGGCCCTTCCTCCTGCCCCTGTAACAATCCGATGACGTTGGGAGAGCCCGGCTCCACCTCTTCGACCACCACGTCAAGCCCCATCTCCTCGAGATGGCGGGCGATGAAGAGGGCCACTTTCTCTTCGCCTCCCCGATCCCCCTGCCTGACGCTGGGGATCCGGATGAGCTCCTGGGTCAGTTGGATCAGCTCCTCTCTCCTGATGGCTTTGAGCACGGGATCGATCTTCAAAGGCCCCTCCGTCTCCGTTTTGCGTTTTCGGAGTTTTAAATCCTTATCTTTTCTTCCTCGGGACTTCTATCACGACATCCATGGCGCCTATGGCGCCTCCTGGCAAAGACCGTAGCGAGGGGAGAATCTTAAGGGAGGGCCACGCTACGCTCGGGACGACTTCATCGAATTGGTGCGGCCTTCGGGCTCGCAATGACGCTGATGGTACATTTATCGTCTTTTTCAAGCGCTCCGGACTCCTATTTGGATTCTCGCCAGTTTCGGGTCGAGCATATCCCTCAGGCCGTCGCCGAGGAGGTTGAAACCCAAGACCGACAGGGCGATGGCACATCCAGGGAAGATCGCCAGATAGGGGGAAGTTCCCATGAACGTCTGGGCCTCGTTGAGCATCCTGCCCCAACTCGCATGAGGAGGCTGGGTTCCCAGGCCCAGGTAGCTCAGGCCCGCCTCGGCAAGGATCGCGATGGCGAACTGGACGGTCCCCTGAACGATCAGGGGAGAGAGGATGTTGGGGAGGATGTACTTCCAGACGATCCCGGCCTCGCTTCGGCCGATGGCCCGTGCCGAGGTCACGTAATCCCGTTCCCAGATGGAGAGGGAGGTGGCCCGGGTCAACCTCGCGAAGATGGGGATGTTGAAGATCCCGATGGCGATCATGCTGTTGATCGTGCCGGGACCGAGGACCGAGGTGATGAGGATGGCGCTCAGGACCGCGGGGAAACCGTAGAGGACGTCGGCGGCCCTCATGATGACCTCGTCCACCCACCGTCGGTAGAAGGCCGCCAGGGAGCCGAGGAAGATGCCGAAGCCCATGCCGATGGAGACCGCCACGAGCCCCACGATGATGGAGTTGATGGCGCCCTTCATCACCCGGCTCAGGATGTCCCGCCCGTATTGGTCCGTCCCAAGCCAGTGAGCGCGGTTGGGCGCCTGGAATCGCTCCGAGAGGTTCATCCGGTTCGGATCGTAAGGGGTGTAGAACAGGCTGATCAGGGCGGTGAGAAAGAGGAGCAGGGTGATGACGAACCCAAGGGTAAAATTGATATTCCGAAGGGAACGGCGGAAGCTCATCTCCTTCTTCTTTCCTCACTCGTACCGGATCCTCGGATCGAGGTAGCGGTAGGCAATATCGATCAGAAAGTTGATCACCACGATGATGAAGGCGATGAGGAGGACGACCCCCTGGACCACCGGGAGGTCTCTTTGGCCGATGGCCTCGAAGACGAGCCTCCCCACGCCGGGAAGGTGAAAGACATTTTCGATGATGATGGCCCCGGCCAGAAGATCTCCGGCCTGGAGGCCGATGACCGTCACGACCGGGATGATCGCATTGCGAAAGGCGTGCTTGTAAACAACCCTCCGCCTCGAAAGCCCTTTGCTCCTCGCCGTGCGGATGTAGTCCTCTCCCAAAACCTCCAGCATGGAGGAGCGGGTCATCCGGGTGAGCACGGCCGCCCTGACCAGCCCCAGTGAGAGGGCCGGCAGGAGGAGGGAGCGTAGGGCTTTGAGAGGATCGGTCTGCCAGGGATGGAATCCTCCGGCAGGGAGCCATTGGAGGGTGACCGCGAAGAGAAGGATGAGCAGGATCCCCGCCCAGAAGGCGG carries:
- the selA gene encoding L-seryl-tRNA(Sec) selenium transferase: MPSRPRQEALRKIPSVDEMLSKEEASNLLKVHPRAVVVEAIRRGLGRLRNELLRRSDSSLPVDDLLSDSSLFRLVKEEIDLQTQPRLRRVINATGIVIHTNLGRAPLHPRALLQMVEVAQAYSNLEYDLEYGERGDRHSHVEPLLCQLSGAESALVVNNNAAAVLLCLNTIAEGREVIISRGELVEIGGAFRIPDVMKRSGALLKEVGTTNRTHLKDYQKAIGPETALLLKVHTSNFRVMGFTSEVSLEELVQLGRAHHLPVMEDLGSGCLIDLRRYGLEKEPTVQEAIRTGVDVVTISGDKLLGGPQAGIILGKKAVLETIKVNPLMRALRIDKLTLAALESTLLLYLDEKRAMEEVPTLRMLGLTPSELRRRGRRLLNRLKGKVGPTVQVTLKEEVSQVGGGALPLQELPTIVLALRSETPPITLLEERLRKGDPAIVSRISKGELLFDMRTVFEEEIPLLAEAIGKALGQAGSG
- the pgeF gene encoding peptidoglycan editing factor PgeF, whose product is MTRLDRSSIRTQEGIPYFSDPTLKRFEWLNHAFLTRQGGMSLSPYHSLNVSLENGDDQRAVLGNRDRIAYAFGFDPARLVLCQQIHQDGIFVLNDPALLSTNPMKFDAVITHLPDLYLGILTADCLPIFIVDPKRRVIAAIHAGRQGSGLKITQKVLRTMKAQWRCAEEDLLVVLGPSIGPCCYEVDDPVFSRQWEPFSISKRAGRWMVDLAGINIAQMTEEGVGEHQISRIDLCTRCHNDLFFSYRGEGVTGRQLSFIGMKGGSSSKSLG
- a CDS encoding ABC transporter permease, which produces MIAYLLKRTIVLLLTLLIVSMVIFSVLMVLPGDPAQIILGIQATPEMLQKLRHQMGLDRPALLQYLQYMKNLALGDLGRSITYEVPVTSLILSRLQVTVPLALLSMLFSIGLSIPLGIYSSLHRNRPGDYGIMIFSQIGLAVPAFWAGILLILLFAVTLQWLPAGGFHPWQTDPLKALRSLLLPALSLGLVRAAVLTRMTRSSMLEVLGEDYIRTARSKGLSRRRVVYKHAFRNAIIPVVTVIGLQAGDLLAGAIIIENVFHLPGVGRLVFEAIGQRDLPVVQGVVLLIAFIIVVINFLIDIAYRYLDPRIRYE
- a CDS encoding RluA family pseudouridine synthase codes for the protein MDHVASFPSGEKTFTLQVTPKDEGRRLDLFLSEAGLCPSRSQAKHLIEKRHILLNQKIPKPSTRLKSGDIVSGILPEPQPLSLLPEPIPLSVLHEDESILVIDKPAGMVVHPAPGNLSGTLVHALLHHCRGLSGINGSLRPGIVHRLDKETSGVMVVAKTDQAFQHLSRQFKNRKVEKVYLALVHGGVKEDEGKIDAPIGRHPDQRKKMTIRTNRGRPAQTAWKVLERFGPFTLLEIRPQTGRTHQIRVHLTSMGHPLLKDPLYGRRGKSAVLDDPKIGSCLKGMNRQALHAYQLGFDHPRTGERVQFIAPIPRDLTETIECLRLLTKGLSFDPRGKG
- a CDS encoding ABC transporter permease, with protein sequence MSFRRSLRNINFTLGFVITLLLFLTALISLFYTPYDPNRMNLSERFQAPNRAHWLGTDQYGRDILSRVMKGAINSIIVGLVAVSIGMGFGIFLGSLAAFYRRWVDEVIMRAADVLYGFPAVLSAILITSVLGPGTINSMIAIGIFNIPIFARLTRATSLSIWERDYVTSARAIGRSEAGIVWKYILPNILSPLIVQGTVQFAIAILAEAGLSYLGLGTQPPHASWGRMLNEAQTFMGTSPYLAIFPGCAIALSVLGFNLLGDGLRDMLDPKLARIQIGVRSA
- a CDS encoding M20 family metallopeptidase, which translates into the protein MDPVLKAIRREELIQLTQELIRIPSVRQGDRGGEEKVALFIARHLEEMGLDVVVEEVEPGSPNVIGLLQGQEEGPCLMFECHTDVVTEGDRSEWRYDPFEGRVVGNRIYGRGACDTKGNLAAAVKAVEAIIKSGIPFKGKILLGILVDEEGLMKGVKHFIRNGWTNRVHAAIICEPVDNRLCITQKGAMRAELLTTGKMSHGAMPLAGLNPIPPMVSILEKIGQLEEEEIERLGKDPFLGYPSLTPTVLQAPVKGEPQLNVVPYQCRALLDIRTIPGQSHEALKKQLEDIVTEEERAVNESLQGGRMRELRETLEKGLSKGLSFEARLNVFEDRPWTKTSKEEPIVQAVARAFRSVTGEEPVYDGVPGATDGTFLTAWAGIPIVTLGAGKKTIPHQKDEWVAIEDLCLTAKLYAASALEFLKGID